GCTCCTGCTTAATAGATACTTGTTCCTCCTTTAAGCTCATTGCAACCTGATCCGAATGTGATTGCTTAGTTGTTGTTTAAGTTCAGATTTGATAATTATATGATCTGCTTTCCTCGAGAGATTTTGAACCAATACACAAAACAGAACAAAACGCAGTTCCTAAAAACCGAGAcaaaaagtggaaaaaacaagaagggAAACAACGCCCATATGTTGTCACTGTATACGTCAATCATATCTGacgaaaatatcaaattaGCCGCTCAAGGTTGTTTATTCTTACGAAATGAAGAGGAGAAGAGCAAACGAGATCGGTGATCATGTGAATTTTCAGATTTGTGCCAGTTTTCAACGCAAGTGCCAAGTACTTGAACCGATAACATATTCTCAATGCCTCCTAGCACTACCTCTACGGCGTACAGTCGGTGTGACCAGTAACGTGTTGTATCCGCCGCCATCAGCAACCTGACATCTGTCTAGTTTCAGTGGGAATCCAGAGCCAGACGACTGACCTTGCACAAATCCAGGATATTAAGAACCGCAAACAGTAGTGAGAATAACAGATAACGCGTTCGCCACTGCCCGCTTCGCGaagaaacaacaaaaacaaCGAGAGATTGCAATCAAGAAACGTCAGGAATTTGACAGaaccaaaataaaactGAGCCACAGCAGACCGCGCTTTCAAACCTACTACACAGAAAACTACAGGGATGGATTCTGAACAGCTGCTAGATCACTACATTTCAGATTCGCTACTGACTACTCTGGTACCGTTCCACGAGTTCAAGCAGCTTCTGCACTCGCACACGAGCGACGAGCAGCAGCTGCACCGCTGGTACAAACTGCTCCAGGCCAAGGATGCGCAAGTGACCTCCGATCTCCAAGTTCAGATTAAACGTTTCTTCATAGCCCTGCGTTCCAGGCTTTTACGGGTCCTGGAAACCGAGCAGCTGGCCCACTCCGTCAGTCTCGAAACGCTGATCGACGCGCTGTACAAGATCAACGACCTGTTGCTTCAGCGTTTGCAAATTTTGGACGATACCATCCATGAAAAGACTCTAGAACTGGCACAATTCGAGAAAATGGTCCGCTCATCTACTGCTGGAGACGATGCCATTCCTGGTCTGTTAGAGATTATACAGTCTTACATCAATATACtagatgataatgataatcaATGAGCGAGCTAGCAGCATACGTCCTGATCAACGGCCCCCACGGGGTATTCTTCACCGACCCATTGCAAGGCTTCATACTTGGAGTTCAGCTGTTTGTTATCGTTCATGCAGTACCCATCGCCGCTGGTTACTTTTAAGCAGCCAGTGCGCTGCATCTGTGCAAGGAAGATGACGCGTCTAACTCGAGAATGGACTAGGGCCATTGAGCACATTGAGCACGGCTCATGAGTCAAATAAACGTCGTAATCAAGGCACAGGTACGCGGTTGCGTCTTTTTCTGCGCACTTCCTAAGTCTCTCCCCAATTGTGCGGATACCCACCATCACGCTGTGATCTATGGGCAGCGAACCTTCGCAGTTTCTTCCATCTTCTACCAAAACTCTGCCCTTCTGCCTCGATGGGCCAACAAAAACACATACGATAGGGTACTGCTGTCCTGCCGCCGCCATCTTCGCTGACAGCACTGATGCTCGCGATAGTTCGTCTCGTACTTCTTGCATGTTTATCTTATAGTCGTTCAATATCTGGTCGTTGGGGTTGCCGTTCCAGATCAACGGCCAATACTTCATAGACCACATGTTGTTCAATTCTTTTGTGCTGGGTGCGAATTCGGGTACTTCAAGTTCGTCCTT
This genomic window from Saccharomyces kudriavzevii IFO 1802 strain IFO1802 genome assembly, chromosome: 12 contains:
- the TAD3 gene encoding Tad3p (similar to Saccharomyces cerevisiae TAD3 (YLR316C); ancestral locus Anc_4.133), producing MVKKANNPLKIDYQTGIIENRLLQIRNFKDVNTPKLINVWSIEIEPRDSRKVIELIRNDFQKYDPISLKHLKRIRKNVQTSTLEVVLCSKEYIHERDEIVNKLKNCWTEAEKAGFQLKDELEVPEFAPSTKELNNMWSMKYWPLIWNGNPNDQILNDYKINMQEVRDELSRASVLSAKMAAAGQQYPIVCVFVGPSRQKGRVLVEDGRNCEGSLPIDHSVMVGIRTIGERLRKCAEKDATAYLCLDYDVYLTHEPCSMCSMALVHSRVRRVIFLAQMQRTGCLKVTSGDGYCMNDNKQLNSKYEALQWVGEEYPVGAVDQDVCC
- the NKP2 gene encoding Nkp2p (similar to Saccharomyces cerevisiae NKP2 (YLR315W); ancestral locus Anc_4.132) is translated as MDSEQLLDHYISDSLLTTLVPFHEFKQLLHSHTSDEQQLHRWYKLLQAKDAQVTSDLQVQIKRFFIALRSRLLRVLETEQLAHSVSLETLIDALYKINDLLLQRLQILDDTIHEKTLELAQFEKMVRSSTAGDDAIPGLLEIIQSYINILDDNDNQ